The following proteins are co-located in the Gordonia polyisoprenivorans genome:
- the rplW gene encoding 50S ribosomal protein L23 codes for MAIQANPRDIILAPVISEKSYGLMEENVYTFLVHPDSNKTQIKIAVEQIFDVTVDSVNTANRQGKRKRTRFGYGQRRSTKRAFVTLTADSKPIEIFGGSVS; via the coding sequence ATGGCTATCCAGGCCAACCCGCGCGACATCATCCTGGCGCCGGTGATCTCGGAGAAGTCCTACGGGCTCATGGAGGAGAACGTGTACACCTTCCTGGTGCACCCGGACTCCAACAAGACGCAGATCAAGATCGCCGTCGAGCAGATCTTCGACGTGACCGTCGACAGCGTCAACACCGCGAACCGGCAGGGCAAGCGCAAGCGGACCCGCTTCGGCTACGGCCAGCGCCGCTCCACCAAGCGCGCGTTCGTGACGCTGACCGCCGACAGCAAGCCCATCGAGATCTTCGGAGGCTCGGTCAGCTGA
- the rplD gene encoding 50S ribosomal protein L4: MSAETTVKLTLDVRNADGTTNGTVDLPAELFDAPANIALMHQVVVAQQAAARQGTHATKTRGEVRGGGAKPYRQKGTGRARQGSTRAPQFAGGGTVHGPQPRDYSQRTPKKMKAAALRGALSDRARNERIHVITELVPGQVPSTKTARQFLESLSDRRKFLVVLGREDLTAWKSVANLQNVLPISADQLNTYDVLDADEVVFSVETLNAYIAANGSKTDQKEA; the protein is encoded by the coding sequence GTGAGCGCCGAAACCACAGTCAAATTGACGCTGGACGTCCGCAACGCCGACGGCACGACCAACGGCACCGTTGATCTGCCCGCCGAACTGTTCGACGCGCCGGCCAACATCGCGCTGATGCACCAGGTCGTGGTGGCCCAGCAGGCCGCCGCGCGCCAGGGCACGCACGCCACCAAGACCCGCGGCGAGGTTCGCGGCGGTGGCGCCAAGCCGTACCGGCAGAAGGGCACCGGTCGCGCCCGTCAGGGTTCGACCCGCGCACCGCAGTTCGCCGGTGGTGGCACCGTGCACGGTCCGCAGCCGCGTGACTACAGCCAGCGCACCCCGAAGAAGATGAAGGCGGCCGCCCTGCGCGGCGCGCTGAGCGATCGGGCTCGCAACGAGCGCATCCATGTGATCACCGAGCTGGTTCCCGGTCAGGTCCCCTCGACCAAGACCGCGCGTCAGTTCCTCGAGAGCCTGAGCGATCGTCGCAAGTTCCTGGTGGTGCTGGGCCGTGAGGACCTCACCGCATGGAAGAGCGTCGCGAACCTGCAGAACGTGCTGCCGATCTCGGCCGATCAGCTCAACACCTACGACGTCCTCGACGCCGATGAGGTGGTGTTCAGCGTGGAGACGCTCAACGCGTACATCGCTGCCAACGGATCCAAGACCGACCAGAAGGAGGCGTGA
- the rplC gene encoding 50S ribosomal protein L3: protein MSNQSSTKGILGTKLGMTQVFDENNRVVPVTVIAAGPNVVTQLRTAERDGYTAVQVAYGAIDPRKVTKPVAGQFSKAGVTPRRHLAEIRVADVSELEVGQELTAEIFADGALVDVTGTSKGKGFAGPMKRHGFSGLGASHGAHRVHRAPGSIGGCATPGRVFKGMRMAGRMGNDKVTTQNLTVHKVDAEAGLLLIKGAIPGRRGGIVVVRDAVKGGADK from the coding sequence ATGAGCAACCAGAGTTCAACCAAGGGCATCCTGGGCACCAAGCTCGGCATGACCCAGGTATTCGACGAGAACAACCGCGTCGTCCCGGTCACCGTCATCGCGGCGGGCCCGAACGTCGTGACCCAGCTGCGCACCGCGGAGCGTGACGGCTACACCGCCGTGCAGGTCGCCTACGGCGCCATCGATCCGCGCAAGGTCACCAAGCCGGTCGCCGGTCAGTTCAGCAAGGCCGGGGTCACCCCGCGCCGGCACCTGGCCGAGATCCGCGTGGCCGATGTCAGCGAGCTCGAGGTCGGTCAGGAATTGACCGCCGAGATCTTCGCCGACGGTGCGCTGGTGGACGTCACCGGCACCTCCAAGGGCAAGGGCTTCGCCGGTCCGATGAAGCGTCACGGCTTCTCCGGTCTGGGCGCCAGCCACGGTGCACACCGCGTGCACCGCGCGCCGGGTTCCATCGGTGGCTGTGCCACCCCGGGCCGCGTGTTCAAGGGCATGCGGATGGCCGGACGTATGGGTAACGACAAGGTGACCACGCAGAACCTCACCGTCCACAAGGTGGACGCCGAGGCCGGCCTGCTGCTGATCAAGGGAGCGATCCCGGGTCGTCGGGGCGGCATCGTGGTGGTTCGCGACGCAGTGAAGGGTGGTGCTGACAAGTGA
- the rpsJ gene encoding 30S ribosomal protein S10, producing the protein MAGQKIRIRLKAYDHEAIDASARKIVETVTRTGARVVGPVPLPTEKNVYCVIRSPHKYKDSREHFEMRTHKRLIDILDPTPKTVDALMRIDLPASVDVNIQ; encoded by the coding sequence GTGGCGGGACAGAAGATCCGCATCAGGCTCAAGGCCTATGACCACGAGGCGATCGACGCTTCGGCGCGCAAGATCGTGGAAACCGTGACCCGTACCGGGGCACGCGTGGTCGGCCCGGTGCCGTTGCCCACCGAGAAGAACGTGTACTGCGTCATCCGTTCGCCGCATAAGTACAAGGACAGCCGCGAACACTTCGAGATGCGTACCCACAAGCGACTCATCGACATCCTCGACCCGACGCCGAAGACGGTCGACGCGCTCATGCGCATCGACCTGCCGGCCAGCGTCGACGTCAACATCCAGTAG